A single window of Solanum dulcamara chromosome 5, daSolDulc1.2, whole genome shotgun sequence DNA harbors:
- the LOC129890311 gene encoding LIM domain-containing protein WLIM2b-like → MSSFGTQTKCKACDKTVYAAEVISAGGVNYHNTCFRCSHCNGRLALSNYSCLDGTLFCKPHFEQLLKEKGSGALKSSSLGRNNDLNRSPSKLSSLFSGTQEKCASCKKTVYPLEKVTVDGEFYHKSCFKCAHGGCKLTTSSYAALDGLVYCKPHFSQLFKEKGSYNHLTTTTNKKNHSVDEQEGSTTTTTNVDVDEPPQPPAEETQD, encoded by the exons atgtCAAGTTTTGGAACTCAAACAAAATGCAAAGCATGTGATAAAACTGTTTATGCTGCAGAAGTGATTTCTGCAGGTGGTGTTAATTATCATAATACTTGTTTCAGATGTAGCCATTGTAATGGAAGACTTGCT ttgAGCAACTACTCTTGCTTGGATGGAACATTATTTTGCAAGCCACATTTTGAACAACTCCTCAAAGAGAAAGGAAGTGGTGCTTTGAAGTCTTCCTCAC TTGGGAGGAACAATGATCTG AATAGAAGCCCTAGCAAGTTGTCCTCTCTATTTTCTGGCACTCAGGAAAAATGTGCATCATGCAAGAAAACTGTGTACCCATTGGAAAAG GTGACAGTAGATGGAGAATTTTACCATAAATCATGCTTCAAATGTGCACATGGTGGATGCAAACTTACAACATCATCATATGCAGCATTAGATGGACTTGTTTATTGCAAGCCTCATTTCTCTCAATTGTTCAAAGAAAAAGGTTCCTATAATCATCTCACAACaactacaaataaaaaaaatcatagtgTTGATGAACAAGAAGGTtcaactactactactactaatgttgatgttgatgagcCACCACAGCCTCCTGCTGAAGAGACTCAAGATTAA
- the LOC129890312 gene encoding protein IQ-DOMAIN 24-like codes for MFKASKWFKALLGFKKNDSSSTTSSTYNKKWSDVKSYKDQDFQQHHHHDKSHYMNDRAGVDPTISEIHSSVTTSSVIRTTTVTTWNSEEWAAVVIQSHFRAYLSRRALRALKGLVKLQALVRGHIVRKQTADMLRRMQALIRAQSRARAGRSMVFESPPFSVKSTQFLHHGPTTPDKFEQIIRARSMKNDQMFMLKRNSSNHMINANAKERNLFHSSELSLNSDQFCFSYDETCYSSVDNSPQLQSTASSICTRSRKGSFTPTKSTNNHPNYMSYTKAAKAKTRSMSAPRLRLRYSRLDRIGVPVRDNWDEFGRGFCHIY; via the exons ATGTTCAAAGCATCCAAATGGTTCAAAGCACTTCTTGGCTTCAAGAAAAATGACTCTTCTTCTACTACTTCTTCCACTTATAACAAGAAATGGAGTGATGTTAAATCCTACAAAGATCAAGATTTTCAACAACACCACCACCATGACAAATCACACTACATGAATGATCGCGCTGGAGTGGACCCCACGATCTCTGAGATCCACTCCAGTGTGACCACTAGTAGTGTGATTCGTACAACAACCGTGACGACGTGGAACAGTGAGGAGTGGGCTGCCGTTGTGATACAATCACATTTTCGAGCTTATTTg TCAAGGAGAGCTTTACGCGCATTGAAGGGACTTGTGAAGCTTCAAGCACTAGTAAGAGGTCACATTGTTAGGAAACAAACCGCGGATATGCTAAGGCGTATGCAAGCGTTGATAAGGGCTCAATCAAGAGCTCGTGCTGGACGATCAATGGTTTTTGAATCACCTCCTTTCAGCGTGAAGTCTACTCAATTTCTTCATCAC GGTCCTACAACTCCCGATAAATTCGAGCAAATTATTCGTGCAAGGAGCATGAAGAATGATCAAATGTTTATGCTGAAG AGGAATTCTTCAAACCATATGATCAATGCTAATGCCAAAGAGAGGAATTTATTTCATTCTTCTGAACTTAGCTTGAATTCAGACCAATTCTGTTTTAGCTATGATGAAACATGTTACTCCTCTGTTGATAATAGCCCACAACTTCAATCAACAGCATCATCGATATGTACTCGTTCGAGGAAAGGATCATTTACGCCAACAAAGAGTACTAATAATCATCCAAATTACATGTCTTACACCAAGGCAGCTAAGGCAAAAACTCGATCTATGAGTGCACCAAGACTAAGGTTGAGATATTCAAGACTAGACAGGATTGGAGTGCCTGTTAGGGACAATTGGGATGAATTTGGACGCGGTTTTTGTCACATATATTGA